From Spea bombifrons isolate aSpeBom1 chromosome 6, aSpeBom1.2.pri, whole genome shotgun sequence, a single genomic window includes:
- the GNG5 gene encoding guanine nucleotide-binding protein G(I)/G(S)/G(O) subunit gamma-5, with the protein MSAAGNVSTMRKVVQQLRLEASLNRVKVSQAAADLKQFCMQNAPNDPLLTGVSSSTNPFRPQKVCSFL; encoded by the exons ATGTCGGCGGCCGGTAATGTGTCCACAATGAGGAAGGTCGTGCAGCAGTTGCGGCTGGAGGCCAGTCTAAACCGGGTCAAG GTTTCCCAGGCAGCCGCGGATTTAAAGCAGTTCTGTATGCAGAATGCCCCGAACGATCCCCTGCTGACCGGGGTGTCTTCGAGTACCAACCCCTTCCGGCCCCAGAAAGTCTGCTCCTTCCTGTAA